The sequence CGGCTACGTAACGGAGTCGCAGGCCGAAAGGACTATCTATTCGTTAAAACGACTCGCCAACCCCTCCGCGCTTGTCATTAGAGATGCCAAGCAAACAGAGCTGCACGCGGAAGAAGTCATTCCCGGCGACATCCTGGTCCTCAAGCCGGGAAGCTACGTCGCGGCGGATGCCCGGCTGATAAACGCGGAGCACCTCAGCGCGGACGAGTCGGCCCTCACCGGAGAGAGCATGCCGGCCGCAAAAATAACTACCGTCGTGCCAATTAGACAAAAGGCCGTGCCGGCAAATCGCCATGCGCTGTCGAACACGGGAAACAACGTCGGTTCCGGCATTCCCCTTGCCGACAGGTCGAACATGGTCTATATGGGCACCCTTATCACGGGAGGCCAAGGACTTGCTGTTGCTGTCGCAACCGGTGGGCATACGGAGATAGGTAAGATACAGGCTCTCGCCCAAGAGGTAAAAGCGCCCGAGACCCCCATCGAACGCCAGTTGAGCACGATAGGGACACAGCTCGCGCTACTAAGCGGCGCTATCTGTGCCGGCGTGTTTGTGCTCGGAATTCAAACTTACGGTGCCCTTCAAATGCTTAAAACGTCGATATCACTGGCGGTCGCGGCGGTCCCCGAGGGTCTCCCCACCGTCGCCGTCACGACACTGGCCCTCGGTGTTCGCAACATGAGGAGCCACAAAGCCATTATTCGACGTCTTGATGTGGTGGAGACCCTTGGCTCGGTACAGACGATCTGCCTCGACAAGACGGGAACGCTTACCGAGAATAAGATGTCCGTCGTCTCCGTCTTCGCGGGTATGCGCCGCATGCGGGTATCCAACGGCGCTCTTAGCAGCAACGGTGAGTCGATATGCGTGCGTGGGCAGAGAGAGCTTCTCCACCTCGTTCAGGTCTCGGCGCTCTGCAACGAAAGCCGGGTGAGCAAGGAAGGCGGCGACACGGTGGTCAGTGGCACTCCGACAGAAAACTCCCTTGTCTACCTTGCGATGAACGTGAACGTCGATGTCGTACGCCTTCGAAAGCGCTTGCCGGCTAAAAAGATCATCTACCGGTCCGAGACCCGCAACTTCATGGTCACTGTTCATAAGGCCAGGGGCGCGCGACAAACGACCGTTGCGGTAAAAGGAAGCCCGACCGAGGTGCTGTCGCGTTGTGCGTGGTATATGAAAGACGGCGTAAAGCTGGCCCTCTCAGATGAGGAGCGCCTTGTCATAACAGTAGAGAACGAGCGTATGTCCGGCGCGGCGTTGCGCGTTCTTGGCATGGCGTATGCCACATATAACGGCGAGTTCTCATACGGTGAAGATGTCGGTGATATCGCTCGCGACCTCGTCTGGCTTGGCCTTGTCGGCATGGCTGACCCCATAAGAGAAGGCGTCAAAGAAGCGATAGGCATGTTTCACAGAGCCGGAATCGATACCGTGATGATTACCGGCGATCAGAGTCTCACGGCCTATGCGGTCGCCAAGAAGTTGCGCCTCAATGGGGGCGAGCAAATCGAGATACTCGATTCGACGCGCATCGACGAGATCGACCCCGCAGTGTTGTCCGCGCTCGCCGACAAGGTGCGCGTATTCGCGCGGGTAAGCCCCGCGCACAAGCTGCAGATCGTCCAGGCCATGCAGGGTGCGGGAAAAGTCGTGGCCATGACCGGTGACGGGATCAACGATGCGCCGGCGCTCAAAGCGGCCGATATCGGTATCGCAATGGGCCATACCGGTACCGACGTGGCGCGTGAAGTCGCCGACGTGGTGCTCGAAGACGACCGGCTCGAGACGATGATCATCGC comes from Actinomycetota bacterium and encodes:
- a CDS encoding cation-transporting P-type ATPase, with the protein product MVNIIHSAVRGRVRCKIEGLYHSEPLKRYIEFRLKDNNGISRVSASELTGKVLVLYNPEHSHRQIASYIKTIVSDFRKLQARAARTQPRTRTGESPSRKDKLLKLLLGAEEQRDEPWHLMKKADVLQLFGADKRTGLTSDEARKLFHKHGPNVLPESLPRPRLGIFLDQFKSFPVALLGVAAGVSVLTGGMADALVILGVVALNALIGYVTESQAERTIYSLKRLANPSALVIRDAKQTELHAEEVIPGDILVLKPGSYVAADARLINAEHLSADESALTGESMPAAKITTVVPIRQKAVPANRHALSNTGNNVGSGIPLADRSNMVYMGTLITGGQGLAVAVATGGHTEIGKIQALAQEVKAPETPIERQLSTIGTQLALLSGAICAGVFVLGIQTYGALQMLKTSISLAVAAVPEGLPTVAVTTLALGVRNMRSHKAIIRRLDVVETLGSVQTICLDKTGTLTENKMSVVSVFAGMRRMRVSNGALSSNGESICVRGQRELLHLVQVSALCNESRVSKEGGDTVVSGTPTENSLVYLAMNVNVDVVRLRKRLPAKKIIYRSETRNFMVTVHKARGARQTTVAVKGSPTEVLSRCAWYMKDGVKLALSDEERLVITVENERMSGAALRVLGMAYATYNGEFSYGEDVGDIARDLVWLGLVGMADPIREGVKEAIGMFHRAGIDTVMITGDQSLTAYAVAKKLRLNGGEQIEILDSTRIDEIDPAVLSALADKVRVFARVSPAHKLQIVQAMQGAGKVVAMTGDGINDAPALKAADIGIAMGHTGTDVAREVADVVLEDDRLETMIIAVSQGRTIYSNIRKSIRFLLATNLSEIFVTFLALVARLGQPLSAMQLLWINLMSDVAPGIALALESPEPDVLDKPPRDPNEPLLKRSDMRRIFFESAVLSIGALGAYGYGIARYGIGGLASTLAFMSLTTGQLLHAISSRSETHSIFDRFEADGVSPLQPNRYLNGALAGSLVLQALTLLTPGLRSLLGITRMSAVDGAVVLSSALLPLAVNEGTKRLGDKGRAGMVPVVKKTPSRLQGRVLSPA